One segment of Solanum lycopersicum chromosome 1, SLM_r2.1 DNA contains the following:
- the LOC104646713 gene encoding uncharacterized protein: protein MVDSKTVGSQVQELQLILHDLIAEDMVVNEAFQVAAMIEKLPPLWNDFKNYLKHKRKEMKLEDLVIRLKIEEDNRNAEKKSRKSSTIIGVNIFEEAPTKDKKRKKSNGQKSEQAKKKFKGNCYNCGKAGHRSSDCHAPRNDKNKGKGKSQANIVEKMKDADDLCAMISE from the coding sequence atggtagatagtaaaactgttggatcacaagtgcaggaacttcaacttattctccatgatctgattgctgaagacatggtagtaaatgaagcttttcaagtggctgcaatgatcgagaagttgcctcctttgtggaatgatttcaagaattacctaaagcacaagcgtaaagaaatgaagcttgaagatcttgtgattcgtctcaagattgaggaagataacagaaatgccgaaaagaagtcgcgtaagagttcaacaatcattggagttaatatttttgaagaagctcctaccaaagacaaaaagagaaaaaagtccaacgggcagaagtcagaacaggccaagaagaaattcaaaggcaattgttataattgtggcaaggctggtcatagatcttctgattgtcatgctccaagaaatgacaaaaacaaaggcaaaggcaaaagtcaagcaaacatcgtggaaaagatgaaagatgcagatgacttgtgtgcaatgatatcagaatga